A stretch of the Filimonas lacunae genome encodes the following:
- the gcvT gene encoding glycine cleavage system aminomethyltransferase GcvT, producing the protein MKSTPFTQKHIALGAKMAAFAGYNMPISYSGINDEHATVRNNAGVFDVSHMGEFMLKGAGALDLIQRVTTNDASKLTNGKAQYSCLTNTTGGIVDDLIVYCIEENNVYMLVVNASNIEKDWNWIQQFNTAGVEMHNISEKTCLLAIQGPNASKILQPLTNQDILNLKYYTFAKGTFAGVDNVLISATGYTGAGGIEIYFEDANGAADKIWDAIFEIGAPQGLKPIGLGARDTLRLEMGYCLYGNDIDDTTSPLEGGLGWITKLTKETSFTAKEILEKQKAEGIQRKLIGFEMVDRGIPRHDYVIKDEAGNVIGKVTSGTQAPSLNKAIGLGYVQLAHSAIGSDIYIDIRNTPVKAKIVKFPFA; encoded by the coding sequence ATGAAGAGTACTCCTTTTACCCAAAAGCACATTGCATTGGGCGCAAAAATGGCTGCATTTGCCGGTTACAACATGCCCATCAGTTATAGCGGTATCAACGACGAGCATGCTACTGTACGTAACAATGCAGGCGTATTTGATGTAAGCCATATGGGAGAATTTATGTTAAAAGGCGCTGGTGCATTAGACCTGATTCAAAGAGTTACCACAAACGATGCATCTAAACTAACCAACGGCAAAGCACAGTATAGCTGCCTTACCAATACTACAGGTGGCATTGTGGATGACCTGATTGTGTATTGCATAGAGGAAAACAACGTTTATATGCTGGTGGTGAACGCGTCTAACATTGAAAAAGACTGGAACTGGATTCAGCAGTTTAACACAGCAGGTGTAGAAATGCACAACATCAGTGAGAAAACCTGTTTATTGGCCATTCAAGGTCCTAACGCCAGCAAAATATTACAACCTCTTACCAACCAGGATATCTTAAATCTGAAATATTACACTTTTGCAAAAGGCACTTTTGCAGGAGTTGACAATGTACTGATCAGCGCAACGGGTTATACCGGTGCGGGTGGAATTGAAATTTATTTTGAAGATGCCAATGGCGCTGCTGATAAAATATGGGATGCCATATTTGAAATTGGTGCTCCACAGGGTTTAAAACCTATTGGTTTAGGTGCAAGAGATACCCTGCGCCTGGAAATGGGTTATTGCTTATATGGTAACGATATCGACGATACTACTTCTCCGCTGGAAGGTGGTTTGGGATGGATTACCAAGCTGACTAAAGAAACTTCTTTCACAGCAAAAGAGATCCTGGAAAAGCAAAAAGCAGAAGGCATTCAGCGCAAACTAATTGGATTTGAAATGGTTGACAGAGGTATTCCCCGTCACGACTATGTTATAAAAGACGAAGCTGGTAATGTAATTGGTAAAGTAACCAGCGGAACACAGGCTCCTTCTTTGAATAAAGCGATTGGATTAGGCTATGTGCAGCTGGCACATTCCGCAATCGGGTCTGACATCTATATAGATATCCGTAACACTCCTGTAAAAGCGAAAATTGTGAAATTTCCGTTTGCATAA